One genomic segment of Cerasicoccus sp. TK19100 includes these proteins:
- a CDS encoding response regulator transcription factor: MAENYSALVVDDEGHLRSMLRALLKRMGITNLYEASNGTEACEVYKQKSPTLVLMDVNMPGMNGIETLQELRRTDPNATVVMMTSMTSRKMVEASIDSGAAHFIRKDTPMKEIESILRDILASCEGTSS; the protein is encoded by the coding sequence ATGGCGGAAAATTATTCTGCTCTTGTTGTCGACGACGAAGGCCACCTGCGCAGCATGCTGCGCGCGCTTCTTAAACGCATGGGCATCACCAATCTCTACGAGGCCAGCAACGGCACGGAGGCTTGTGAAGTTTATAAACAAAAGAGCCCCACGCTCGTCCTGATGGACGTCAATATGCCGGGGATGAATGGTATCGAAACGCTGCAAGAGCTGCGTCGTACCGATCCCAACGCGACCGTGGTGATGATGACCTCCATGACCTCGCGCAAGATGGTCGAGGCGAGCATCGATTCCGGTGCCGCGCACTTCATTCGCAAAGATACCCCGATGAAGGAAATCGAGAGCATTCTGCGTGACATACTTGCTTCCTGTGAAGGGACCTCATCATGA
- a CDS encoding GspE/PulE family protein has protein sequence MSDGSLAPSQKLYSLKELCAGVENERRNSAFADEQVDQLEINRLFTARRGRAKARPVPPAYREEPLEAEAAKMLDDAISAKDVMALDRLVSEGIINKNIASRKWSEAIDFPYVDPFQSIVTPDAVASIPSEIAEKAMALPLYVFDNVLTVAMATPQDESLVRRIAAICDLEISPVFSLPTDIKAGIAIHFAPNESIEQSIEAFENVHGNIEHALESMGELEMADAKPISAILDAVLHLAIRERASDIHLEPFEIGVRIRFRVDGKLHEVRYYSHAVHRAVAARLRVLCKVNVAESRFPQDGRFSMPLGTGTANFRVSIRPVARGSNVVIRILGGTGRRKLMSLESMLISSDIITPYKQVVQSPNGLIFVTGPTGSGKTSLLYASLESINNGEINITTIEDPIEVEIPGIAQSQVNSHIDLSFPLLLRSMLRQDPDVILVGEIRDLETARIATEAALTGHLVFATLHTNNAIQAVVRLIEIGIEPYMVAPSINAVVAQRLAPRLNPRFREPYVPSSTVLNEFFNDWEQVQDFTFYRPRNDDDGLRFGFQGRIAFHEIAIVNDRMRSLIGANAGVMELREAAEEMGYRPLRYDGLKKALLGLTTIEEIARATPQEWESK, from the coding sequence ATGAGTGACGGGTCACTTGCTCCCAGCCAAAAGCTATACTCGCTGAAAGAACTTTGCGCGGGCGTGGAGAACGAGCGCCGTAATTCGGCGTTTGCCGATGAGCAAGTCGACCAGCTTGAAATCAATCGCCTGTTTACCGCGCGGCGCGGTCGGGCCAAGGCGCGTCCTGTGCCGCCGGCATATCGGGAAGAGCCGCTTGAGGCCGAGGCGGCCAAAATGTTGGACGACGCCATTAGCGCCAAAGATGTCATGGCGCTGGACCGCCTGGTCAGCGAAGGCATCATCAATAAGAACATCGCTTCGCGCAAGTGGAGCGAGGCCATCGATTTCCCTTACGTCGATCCTTTTCAAAGCATCGTTACGCCGGATGCCGTAGCGAGCATCCCGAGCGAAATTGCCGAGAAGGCGATGGCCTTGCCGCTGTATGTTTTCGACAACGTGCTGACGGTCGCCATGGCCACGCCGCAAGACGAGTCGCTGGTCAGACGCATTGCCGCGATCTGCGATCTGGAGATCAGCCCGGTGTTCTCGCTGCCCACGGATATCAAGGCGGGCATTGCCATCCACTTTGCGCCCAACGAAAGCATCGAGCAAAGCATCGAAGCCTTTGAAAATGTCCACGGCAACATCGAGCACGCGCTCGAAAGCATGGGTGAACTGGAGATGGCCGATGCCAAGCCGATCAGCGCCATTCTTGACGCCGTGCTGCACCTGGCCATCCGCGAGCGCGCGTCGGATATCCACTTGGAACCTTTCGAGATCGGGGTGCGTATTCGCTTCCGCGTGGATGGTAAGCTGCACGAGGTTCGCTACTATTCACATGCGGTGCACCGCGCCGTGGCTGCACGTTTGCGCGTGCTGTGTAAGGTGAACGTAGCCGAATCACGCTTCCCGCAGGACGGGCGCTTCTCGATGCCGTTGGGCACGGGCACGGCGAACTTCCGCGTGTCGATCCGCCCCGTCGCTAGAGGAAGTAACGTTGTTATCCGTATCCTTGGAGGCACCGGTCGGCGCAAGCTGATGAGCCTGGAAAGCATGTTAATTTCCTCGGACATTATCACGCCGTACAAGCAAGTTGTTCAAAGCCCGAATGGCCTGATCTTTGTCACCGGCCCAACTGGATCGGGTAAGACTTCGCTACTTTATGCCTCGTTGGAGAGCATCAACAACGGCGAGATTAACATCACCACGATCGAGGACCCGATCGAAGTGGAGATACCGGGCATTGCGCAAAGCCAGGTCAACAGCCATATCGATCTCAGCTTCCCGCTCCTCTTGCGCTCCATGCTGCGACAGGACCCGGACGTGATTCTCGTTGGTGAAATCCGTGACCTCGAAACTGCCCGTATCGCCACCGAGGCCGCGCTGACCGGGCACCTGGTTTTTGCAACGCTGCACACGAATAACGCCATCCAGGCCGTGGTGCGCCTGATTGAGATCGGAATCGAGCCATACATGGTGGCACCGTCGATCAATGCGGTGGTTGCTCAGCGCCTGGCCCCGCGCCTGAACCCGCGCTTCCGCGAGCCTTACGTGCCTTCTTCCACCGTGCTAAATGAGTTCTTCAACGATTGGGAGCAGGTGCAGGACTTCACCTTCTACCGTCCGCGCAACGACGACGATGGCCTGCGTTTTGGCTTCCAGGGGCGCATTGCTTTTCACGAAATCGCAATCGTCAATGATCGCATGCGTTCGCTAATTGGTGCCAACGCTGGCGTGATGGAGCTTCGTGAGGCCGCCGAAGAAATGGGCTACCGCCCGCTGCGCTACGATGGCCTCAAGAAAGCTTTACTTGGCCTGACTACGATCGAGGAAATTGCCCGCGCCACTCCGCAAGAGTGGGAGTCGAAGTAG
- a CDS encoding ATP-binding protein, with protein MACRVAAQDTNIDPLAEVSNSPQPVVFTHEELEWIKKHPTLTVGADNYFPPFEYENADGKVVGLAIAYLDLISEETGIKFDIRHSNLWQNLMTEASEGKIDLMSGAVATQQRRDKFYFSTPYAVFPSVIATRDDAHFVGSMRNLIGKKVAVVEGFFEEDLLRNDYPELKLVTYPTRREALYAVSHGEAFAYIGNLAIISYLIRSENFDNVQIAAPTPFNRIGLSMASTDPMLIGIIDKVLANVSPEKRNNLEQEWIAVRYQEVKYLIFGKIGVAMLVVIGLTIAWIFSLKTQIRKRRKIEEQIILAKSQADRAKAQAEFAKARAEEANERKSEFLGIAAHDLKNPLGSIRGLAEMMKEDLEAMPGEDPLRTDQIESLETIRSASDHMLELVMELLDVEALDSGVEPGESETVQLNDVLKDVVEFNTLAAKKKNLNLKYANHVESPTTHGDLGRVREILDNLINNAVKYTSNGGEILVLLEYEKANNMLQVIVQDEGPGLTDTDLSKLFGRFSRGSAVPTGGESSTGLGLSIVKLMIEEMGGNVYAENRTDRKGSRFIAEFPRYV; from the coding sequence ATGGCTTGTCGGGTGGCTGCGCAGGACACCAACATCGACCCCCTTGCGGAGGTCAGCAACAGCCCGCAGCCTGTTGTCTTTACCCACGAGGAGCTGGAGTGGATCAAAAAACACCCGACACTCACCGTGGGGGCGGACAACTACTTTCCGCCATTTGAATACGAGAATGCGGACGGTAAAGTCGTCGGTCTGGCCATCGCCTATCTGGACCTGATTTCCGAAGAGACCGGCATTAAATTTGATATCCGCCACAGCAACCTTTGGCAGAACCTCATGACCGAGGCCAGCGAAGGCAAGATCGACCTGATGTCCGGTGCCGTGGCAACCCAGCAACGTCGCGACAAGTTTTACTTCTCGACGCCCTATGCGGTCTTCCCCTCGGTGATCGCCACGCGGGATGACGCGCATTTCGTCGGCTCCATGCGTAACTTGATCGGCAAGAAAGTGGCCGTCGTGGAAGGCTTTTTCGAAGAGGACCTGCTGCGCAACGACTACCCCGAGCTCAAACTCGTCACCTACCCGACCCGCCGCGAAGCCCTCTACGCAGTCTCGCACGGTGAAGCCTTTGCCTACATTGGTAACCTGGCCATCATCAGCTACCTGATCCGCTCGGAAAATTTCGACAACGTCCAAATCGCTGCGCCCACGCCCTTTAACCGCATCGGCCTCAGCATGGCATCGACTGACCCCATGCTCATTGGCATCATCGACAAGGTCCTGGCCAACGTCAGCCCGGAGAAGCGCAACAACCTGGAACAGGAATGGATCGCCGTCCGCTATCAGGAGGTAAAATACCTGATCTTTGGCAAAATCGGCGTCGCGATGCTCGTTGTCATTGGCTTAACCATCGCATGGATTTTCTCGCTCAAAACTCAGATCCGCAAACGCCGTAAGATCGAAGAACAAATCATCCTCGCCAAGAGCCAGGCGGACCGTGCCAAGGCACAAGCGGAATTTGCCAAAGCTCGCGCGGAAGAGGCCAACGAGCGCAAGTCAGAGTTTCTCGGCATCGCCGCGCACGACCTTAAAAACCCGCTGGGGAGCATCCGCGGCCTCGCGGAAATGATGAAGGAAGACCTCGAAGCCATGCCTGGCGAGGACCCCCTGCGCACCGACCAAATCGAAAGCCTCGAAACCATTCGCAGCGCATCCGACCACATGTTGGAGCTTGTCATGGAGCTGCTCGATGTCGAAGCGCTCGACAGTGGCGTGGAGCCTGGCGAAAGCGAAACGGTCCAGTTAAACGACGTGCTGAAGGATGTCGTGGAATTCAACACCCTCGCCGCCAAGAAAAAGAATCTAAATCTCAAATACGCGAACCACGTCGAATCGCCGACCACCCATGGCGATCTGGGCCGTGTTCGGGAAATCCTCGATAACCTCATCAACAACGCCGTTAAGTACACCTCCAACGGTGGCGAGATCCTCGTGCTGCTGGAGTATGAAAAGGCGAACAACATGCTCCAAGTCATCGTGCAAGACGAAGGCCCCGGCCTGACCGATACGGACTTGAGCAAACTCTTTGGCCGATTCTCACGCGGCAGCGCCGTGCCCACCGGCGGCGAAAGCTCCACCGGCCTGGGCCTATCGATCGTCAAGCTGATGATCGAAGAAATGGGCGGCAATGTTTACGCAGAAAACCGCACCGACCGCAAAGGCAGCCGCTTCATCGCGGAGTTCCCGAGGTATGTGTAG
- a CDS encoding LacI family DNA-binding transcriptional regulator: protein MAKPNDQAKAPTLKSIAHALGMSVSGVSIALRNDPSIPQHTRDRVQREAARQGYRRNPLVSAFCANRRPRETNKLTTLAYLRYGATKFAKDPHSTNKQFFEGAVAGAEALGYQVDVFDPVNQGIDMQRLDDILYARGIRGLLIGSPFPPSDCMNLRWERYAVVSLGQGMVGPEIHNVSSDNFETLVRVFHSLERMGYSRPGMILDDAFDARVNHHWSAACHSLREQRGDAFPSVLYQRVKELDYEAIVDWANRKQVDVIMGNRHDLIPGLRQRGLKIPEEIGFVAMQGVHLDSRIASVQRNARKIGEIAAELLVDELHRNQRGIPELAKRVRVLGGLAPAASLPER from the coding sequence ATGGCCAAGCCCAATGATCAAGCGAAAGCGCCGACGTTGAAAAGCATTGCTCATGCATTGGGTATGTCGGTTTCCGGCGTATCCATTGCGCTGCGCAACGATCCATCGATTCCCCAGCATACGCGCGATCGCGTACAGCGAGAGGCGGCGCGGCAGGGCTACCGGCGTAATCCACTGGTGTCGGCTTTTTGCGCGAACCGCCGGCCCCGTGAAACGAACAAGCTGACAACCTTGGCCTACCTGCGTTATGGTGCGACGAAGTTTGCGAAGGACCCGCACTCGACCAATAAGCAGTTCTTTGAGGGAGCGGTGGCGGGCGCTGAGGCACTCGGCTATCAAGTCGATGTTTTTGATCCGGTCAACCAAGGCATCGATATGCAGCGCCTGGACGATATCTTATACGCACGGGGCATCCGGGGCTTGCTCATCGGCTCGCCATTTCCGCCAAGTGACTGCATGAATCTGCGTTGGGAGCGCTATGCGGTGGTCAGCCTGGGGCAGGGGATGGTTGGACCGGAAATTCATAATGTCTCCAGCGATAATTTCGAAACGTTGGTCAGGGTTTTTCATTCTCTGGAGCGCATGGGCTACTCTCGCCCGGGGATGATTCTGGACGACGCCTTTGATGCCCGGGTGAACCACCACTGGAGCGCGGCTTGTCATTCACTGCGCGAGCAGCGCGGGGACGCGTTTCCCAGCGTGCTTTATCAGCGAGTCAAGGAACTGGACTACGAGGCGATTGTCGATTGGGCCAACCGCAAGCAAGTGGATGTCATCATGGGGAACCGCCATGATTTAATTCCGGGTTTGCGGCAGCGCGGGCTGAAGATACCGGAAGAGATCGGCTTCGTGGCGATGCAAGGCGTCCACCTGGACTCCCGTATCGCCAGCGTGCAGCGAAACGCACGGAAAATTGGCGAGATCGCGGCCGAATTATTGGTGGATGAACTGCATCGCAATCAGCGCGGTATTCCCGAGCTGGCAAAGCGGGTTCGGGTGCTTGGAGGGCTGGCACCGGCCGCCAGTTTGCCAGAGCGGTAA
- a CDS encoding PEP-CTERM sorting domain-containing protein (PEP-CTERM proteins occur, often in large numbers, in the proteomes of bacteria that also encode an exosortase, a predicted intramembrane cysteine proteinase. The presence of a PEP-CTERM domain at a protein's C-terminus predicts cleavage within the sorting domain, followed by covalent anchoring to some some component of the (usually Gram-negative) cell surface. Many PEP-CTERM proteins exhibit an unusual sequence composition that includes large numbers of potential glycosylation sites. Expression of one such protein has been shown restore the ability of a bacterium to form floc, a type of biofilm.): MKFTLSPQFAIAGAACLLIGTLSAPAAVVVWNGSISDDWSTADNWSPSGVPGSSDQAVINNGDSVNQNGSITLNDVNGTSDDGLQLTSGTLYVTGDFTSFTSGGSNSSPINNVGVDGGATTASLTVDGTLSIGNTKNTSGSASSLNIFSGSSVVTNIFQGRHAGSSSSDNTGGWNLNVTGGSMFASTFSWSTVAASDPDPRGVITLGSTSSAEGGSLTVTTMSADWDDRSNQYVLFNDELGSLTFGKTNYENIADVENLLFNDFIRKDASITNPFEVTDNGDSWTVSIVPEPSTYALIFGGLVLPLLALRRRR, encoded by the coding sequence ATGAAATTTACCCTTTCGCCCCAATTTGCTATCGCTGGCGCAGCCTGCCTTTTGATCGGAACCCTCAGCGCACCGGCAGCGGTGGTTGTCTGGAATGGCTCGATCAGTGACGACTGGTCCACTGCCGATAACTGGTCTCCCTCGGGCGTGCCCGGCAGCTCGGACCAAGCGGTCATTAACAATGGTGACTCAGTTAACCAAAACGGTAGCATTACGCTGAATGATGTTAACGGCACCTCCGACGATGGCCTCCAGCTGACTAGCGGTACCCTCTATGTGACCGGTGATTTTACCTCCTTCACCAGTGGCGGTTCAAACAGCAGCCCCATTAACAACGTAGGCGTTGATGGGGGTGCGACGACAGCCTCGCTGACGGTCGATGGAACCTTGAGCATTGGTAACACCAAGAACACTTCGGGCTCGGCATCCAGTTTGAATATTTTCTCGGGTAGCTCAGTCGTGACCAATATTTTCCAAGGCCGCCATGCTGGTAGCAGTAGCTCTGACAATACCGGTGGCTGGAACCTCAACGTGACTGGCGGTTCGATGTTCGCGAGCACGTTTTCCTGGTCGACGGTGGCGGCCTCCGATCCCGACCCCCGAGGCGTTATCACGCTCGGTTCCACGAGTTCAGCGGAGGGCGGTAGCTTGACGGTTACCACCATGTCGGCCGACTGGGACGATCGCTCAAATCAGTATGTTCTCTTTAACGATGAACTCGGTTCGCTGACCTTCGGCAAAACGAACTACGAGAACATCGCTGACGTGGAGAACCTGCTTTTCAATGACTTTATCCGCAAGGACGCATCGATCACCAATCCTTTCGAAGTCACCGATAATGGCGACAGCTGGACGGTGTCCATCGTTCCCGAGCCGTCGACTTACGCGCTGATCTTTGGTGGGTTGGTTTTGCCGCTACTGGCACTGCGCCGTAGGCGCTAA
- a CDS encoding PEP-CTERM sorting domain-containing protein produces the protein MPALSNAALVVQSENFDTTLFNGTPGSSPFVQNVNNVSAVFNPFDSGLGTLNSFTIAWSYTLTTNATTGASGGSIGASLSGSYSVDTFGYNGNGGGFGGGNGPNSPVSASTGNLAQSITFLPADAGVSYDPAILATITGGSPFTLTWGDLGTGFLGTFSLSGISTALVTIDPGSSVTLTYDYSPSAIPEPSTYLAIAGFTMIGAVLYIRRRKQHAKAD, from the coding sequence ATGCCTGCTTTGTCCAACGCCGCGCTTGTCGTCCAAAGCGAAAATTTCGATACGACTCTGTTTAACGGAACCCCCGGTTCCTCACCGTTTGTTCAAAACGTCAACAATGTATCGGCGGTTTTTAACCCCTTCGACAGCGGGCTAGGCACACTAAATTCCTTTACCATTGCCTGGAGTTACACGCTAACGACCAACGCAACCACGGGTGCCAGCGGCGGCAGCATTGGTGCCAGCCTCTCCGGCAGCTACTCAGTCGACACCTTTGGTTACAACGGTAATGGCGGTGGATTTGGCGGCGGCAATGGGCCCAACTCGCCTGTGTCAGCATCCACCGGCAACCTCGCACAAAGCATCACCTTTCTGCCCGCAGACGCTGGCGTTAGTTACGATCCAGCCATTCTGGCCACTATTACCGGCGGTAGTCCCTTTACCCTGACGTGGGGCGATCTCGGCACCGGATTTTTGGGCACCTTCAGTCTTTCGGGCATTAGCACGGCGCTCGTCACCATCGATCCGGGATCCAGTGTGACCCTTACCTACGATTACTCGCCGTCCGCCATTCCGGAGCCATCGACCTACTTGGCCATAGCTGGCTTTACCATGATCGGTGCCGTTCTCTATATTCGTCGCCGGAAGCAGCACGCCAAAGCGGACTAG